CTCCCCGGTGCGGGACTTCCCGGTGCTGCTGGGCGACTACACGGAGCAGACGTTCACGGCCGACCAGTTGGCGCCGTTCGAGGGCATCGTCTTCGCCGCGGGCCAGGACATCCGGCACATGGGCCGCGATGTCGACGAGGCCGAGTTCTGGGAGAAGACGCAGTCCGGTGGTGTGCCGCGCTTCGCCGCACTCGCCAAGGAGGCCGGGGTCTCCCGCTTCGTCCAGGTCGGCAGCTACTACCACCACCTGCGGCCCGAGTACGCGGAGACCATGCCGTACGTGGCGGCCCGCAAGGCGGCCGACGAGGGCGCCCGCGCGCTGGCCGACGAGAACTTCAACGCCTCGACGCTGAACCCGCCGTCGATCCTCGGCGCCATCAGCGGCGTGTCCGCCAAGCGCTACCGCAAGCTGTTCTCGTGGGCCGCGGGCAACGAGCCGCAGATCCCGGACTTCGCGCCGGCCGGCGGCACGAACTACATGTCGGCGCGCTCGCTCGCCGAGGCGATCGGGGGTGCGCTGCGCCGCGCCGAATCCGGCAAGGCGTACCTGATCGGCGACCAGAACCTGACGTTCACCGAGTACTTCCAGATGCTCGTCGACGCCGCCGGCGGCAACCGCACCATCGAGGAGCGCAACGAGGAGCACCCGCTGCTGCCCGACAGCTTCATCGTGCAGGGCCGCGGCAATGCCATCGCGTACGAGACCGATCCGGCCGAGACCGCCCTGCTCGGGTACACCAAGGGTGACTGCGCCCGCGCGATCGCCGAGATGTACGAGATCGTGCAGGCGGCCACCGCGCGCTGACGCTCGCCCCGCAAGACGAAAAGGCCTGTCCCGCGGAGTGATCCGCGGGGCAGGCCTTCGTCGTGTCCGAGTCAGGCGATGCGTTCGAACACGGCCGCCAGGCCCTGGCCGCCGCCGATGCACATCGTCTCGAGGCCGTAGCGGGCCTCGCGTCGGTCCATCTCGCGCAGCAGGGTCGCGAGGATGCGGGCGCCGGTCGCGCCCACGGGGTGGCCGAGCGAGATGCCCGAGCCGTTGGGGTTCAGGCGCGGATCGTCGGGTTCGAGGCCCCAGGTGCGGGTCACCGCGAGGGCCTGGGCGGCGAACGCCTCGTTGAGTTCGATGACGTCCATGTCGGCGAGCGTGAGATCCAGTCGGCCCAGGGCCGTCTCGCTCGACGGGACGGGGCCGATGCCCATTGTGCGCGGCGGTACACCGGCCACGGCCCAGCTCGCGAGCCGCGCGAGGGGACGCAGACCGAGCGCCGCGGCCTTCTCCGGGGTGGTGACGATCGCGATGGCGGCGCCGTCGTTCTGCCCGCTGGCGTTGCCGGCGGTGACGGTGGATTCGGGGTCGACCTTGCCGCGGATCGGGCGCAGCTTGGCGAGGGATTCGAGGCTGGTGTCGGCGCGCGGATGCTCGTCGGTGTCGACGATCAGCGGATCGCCCTTGCGCTGCGGGACGGTCACCGGGACGATCTCCTCCGCGAAGACGCCGCTGCGTTGCGCGGCGACCGCACGCTGGTGCGACTGGACGGCCAGGGCGTCCTGATCCTCGCGGCTGATGGAGAATTCGGCGCGCAGGTTCTCGGCGGTCTCGATCATGCCGCCGGGCACGGGGTAGTTGCGGCCGCCGGCGGTCACGCGGGCCCGCGCCAGCCGGTCGTTGAGGGCGAGGGACTCGCCGCGGACGCCGTACCGCATGCCGGTGGCGTAGAACTCGGCCTGGCTCATCGACTCGACACCGCCGGCGAGGACGAGGTCGCTGCCGCCGGACTGGACCTGCATGACGGCCTGGATGATCGCCTGCAGGCCGGAACCGCAGCGGCGGTCCACCTGCAGGCCGGGGACGTCGACGCCCAGTCCGGCGTTGAGGGCGGCGATGCGGCCGATCGCGGGGGCCTCGCCGCCGGGGGAGGCCTGACCGAGGATCACGTCGTCGATGTAGGCGCCGGAAATGCCGGTGCGCGAGACGAGTTCGGTGATGACGGTGGCCGCGAGGTCCTCGGGTGCGATGTCCCGGAAGACGCCGCCGAAGCGGCCGACGGGGGTGCGGAGCGGTTCGCAGATGACTGCGTCAGGCATGTCTGTTTCCTTGGGGCGAGGGCGATTGTGTCTGGGTGCGGGCGAGGTCCGCCGAGATGGCGTCCGCGGTCGCGACGGCCGCGGGCACGAGCGTGTCGTAGACGGCCTCCGACGTGTAGCGAGCGGCCTGCGTCGAGATGTTCACGGCTGCGACGACGGTGCCGTCCCGGTCGCGGATGGGTGCGGCCAGCGACCGCAGGCCCTCCTCGAGTTCCTGGTCGACGACGCAGAATCCGTCGGACCGGATCTTGTCGAGTTCGGCGCGCAGCGCGTCGGGCGTCGCGATGGTGCGCCCCGTGAGCGGGGTCAGTTCGACGCGCGCCAGGTAGGCGTCCAGGTCGGCGGGACTGAGCC
This genomic stretch from Prescottella soli harbors:
- a CDS encoding NAD-dependent epimerase/dehydratase family protein yields the protein MKILIVGGTGMIGAHTALHLREAGNDVTVAARNPLADDSPVRDFPVLLGDYTEQTFTADQLAPFEGIVFAAGQDIRHMGRDVDEAEFWEKTQSGGVPRFAALAKEAGVSRFVQVGSYYHHLRPEYAETMPYVAARKAADEGARALADENFNASTLNPPSILGAISGVSAKRYRKLFSWAAGNEPQIPDFAPAGGTNYMSARSLAEAIGGALRRAESGKAYLIGDQNLTFTEYFQMLVDAAGGNRTIEERNEEHPLLPDSFIVQGRGNAIAYETDPAETALLGYTKGDCARAIAEMYEIVQAATAR
- a CDS encoding acetyl-CoA C-acetyltransferase is translated as MPDAVICEPLRTPVGRFGGVFRDIAPEDLAATVITELVSRTGISGAYIDDVILGQASPGGEAPAIGRIAALNAGLGVDVPGLQVDRRCGSGLQAIIQAVMQVQSGGSDLVLAGGVESMSQAEFYATGMRYGVRGESLALNDRLARARVTAGGRNYPVPGGMIETAENLRAEFSISREDQDALAVQSHQRAVAAQRSGVFAEEIVPVTVPQRKGDPLIVDTDEHPRADTSLESLAKLRPIRGKVDPESTVTAGNASGQNDGAAIAIVTTPEKAAALGLRPLARLASWAVAGVPPRTMGIGPVPSSETALGRLDLTLADMDVIELNEAFAAQALAVTRTWGLEPDDPRLNPNGSGISLGHPVGATGARILATLLREMDRREARYGLETMCIGGGQGLAAVFERIA